From one Lolium rigidum isolate FL_2022 chromosome 4, APGP_CSIRO_Lrig_0.1, whole genome shotgun sequence genomic stretch:
- the LOC124647315 gene encoding protein NDL2-like — protein sequence MGESRSSGSGSVSVDIERISFGGKDHLVRTRCGSVSVAVYGDQEKPGLITYPDVALNYMSCFQGLFLCPEAASLLLHNFCIYHINPQGHELGAAQVQSDAPVPSVDDLADQVADVLDFFSLGSVMCLGVTAGAYVLTLFATKYQERVIGLMLVSPLCKAPSWSEWLYNKVLLNLLYYYGARGVVKECLLQRYFSKEVRGNSQCAESDIVQACRTLLDERQGENVWRFLQSVNKRHDLTDKLRKLWCRTLIIVGENSQFHDDAIHMTTKLDQKYCALVEVQNCGSLVTEEQPHAMLMPMEYFLMGYGLHRPYQPSSSPRSPLSPCRISPELLSPESMGVKLKPIKTRMSVDFYVLPQVKPH from the exons ATGGGGGAGTCGAGGTCGAGCGGGTCTGGATCAGTATCTGTGGACATCGAGCGGATCTCCTTCGGAGGCAAG GACCATCTAGTGAGAACGAGGTGTGGCTCTGTATCTGTGGCCGTGTATGGAGACCAAGAAAAGCCCGGGCTCATCACATACCCTGATGTAGCTCTCAATT ACATGTCCTGCTTCCAAGGACTGTTCCTCTGCCCGGAAGCCGCGTCGCTGCTGCTCCACAATTTCTGCATATACCACATCAATCCTCAGGGCCATGAG TTGGGAGCGGCTCAGGTTCAGTCTGATGCTCCGGTGCCATCTGTTGACGATCTTGCCGATCAGGTTGCCGATGTGCTTGATTTCTTCAG TTTAGGTTCTGTCATGTGCCTGGGTGTTACAGCTGGCGCCTACGTCCTCACTCTGTTTGCA ACAAAATATCAGGAAAGGGTCATAGGGCTGATGCTAGTTTCCCCTCTGTGCAAAGCCCCGTCATGGAGTGAATGGTTGTATAATAAG GTGTTGTTAAATTTGCTTTATTATTATGGCGCACGAGGCGTGGTCAAGGAGTGCTTGCTTCAGAGATACTTCAGCAAG gaAGTGCGTGGCAACTCTCAGTGTGCTGAATCAGACATCGTGCAGGCCTGCAGAACT TTGCTTGATGAGAGGCAGGGTGAAAACGTTTGGAGATTTCTTCAGTCAGTGAATAA GAGGCATGACTTAACAGACAAATTGAGGAAACTCTGGTGCCGCACACTGATAATTGTGGGAGAGAACTCACAATTCCATGACGATGCCATCCATATGACAACAAAGCTAGACCAGAAGTACTGCGCGCTCGTCGAG GTTCAGAATTGCGGCTCCCTTGTGACCGAGGAGCAGCCACACGCAATGCTGATGCCGATGGAGTACTTCCTCATGGGCTACGGGCTCCACAGGCCCTACCAGCCAAGCAGCAGCCCTCGCAGTCCGTTGAGCCCGTGCCGCATCTCGCCGGAACTGCTATCTCCTGAGAGCATGGGTGTGAAGCTGAAGCCGATCAAGACCAGGATGTCAGTCGATTTCTATGTTTTACCACAAGTAAAGCCTCACTAA